The segment ctctctattcgaTTGGTCTAAGGCTCCAAGCAagttttttgtcgttttcctccatAATTTTTTCAAGGTTTTCCTTCTACAAGGCTGGTAAGACTATTTTGCcccttcttttttcatttattttatgttttcatgcataaaaTCATgctttttgggaaaattttcgAACCTcttagtttttggttttttgttgattcaagccATATTTCTAgaaattgatcaatttgtttttgttataaGTTGTTATATAACTGATCTTGATGGTTTAATTTGATCGATTTGATGGAttgtgagaaattgaaatttctagggTTTGAATCTAcctgatttggggtttttgttcaaattgagtttaattgatgaaattgcCTTGTTGGATTGACtaatttgatcattataaactgttttctaacttgtgtgatgatcaattggtcaatttagtacaaattgaacaagtggtttttcaaaattttggggtttttgttataaactctatgctcaagccaattttgtgattctAAACTTAAATTGTACTTGTTATCACTGcgttagagcatgcatcatgacatttatctgttcatgcatcatatagattgttatttctatatttttttagtgctaacttgcagtctgccattggttttttcttttttgttttttttttttttttttttttttttttttttttttttttttttttttttttgtgtgtgccTTGTCCTTACCCTAGCACCATGACTAAGAATACTAGAGCCAATAGGAAAGCCTCCATTTCTTTTGATCCATCTTTTGAGAGTGATAGGTTTCCAAGCGTGAAAAACCAAGAGTTGTTTGAGAAACTAAACCTTAAGAGAAAAATTTAGGCTGAGCGTAAGGTTTTGCTAGATGAGTTAGATCCAGCCATTAGGGCTAATTTTAAGCGTTAGGGTTGGTTGCCTCTTTTGGATATAGACCATCCTCCTCTTGCTACCCTAATTAAAGAGTTCTACTCGAATCTCTCTAttcacgtctatgattccaacacttcAGTAAAgggttggatacgaggtgtagagttcaccattacttCTCGTATAGTGGCTGATGCTCTTGGGGTACCCGTGGTCCCAAACCCTATTTATCCTTATGATGAGTCTTCTCCCTTAAACGACATCATGTCCTACATCACTGGTTCTTCTATCCGATAGGGTTCTAATCCTCGGATCACTTCTGCTGAGCTCACTGAgactacctatcttttctttaggatagcgagTCATTCCTTATGGCCTATCTCTCATCTACACATTCCTTTGGAGCGATGTACATTTTTGTATGCTCTTGTTATGGATGCTCCTATTTGTTTTCCTCATCTatttcttcgttctttgaacgaagtTCATAGGAGTTTCTCTACTGCTCATGCTTTTTTTCATCCtgttttcattcataggatctTGCTGTTTTTAGGTTTAGATGACTTCCCTGCTTCTGAGCCTGTACACATAgtagctcccataggtgccacctttcttaggtaAAGGGCTGTTCAGTTGAGACCGAGCTCTAAATGCCCTAGGGTTGAGCCTTCTGGTACTGCACCCCCTCCTTCTTCTGCTACAAGTACTACTTCTACTGAGGCGTCTGCTGATCCTGTAgatgctgctgctgctgctgttcctccaccATCTACTTCAAATGACTTTAACATTCGTTGTACGTTGGAGACTGTCATGAccattcaggcggctcatggttAGCTTTTGGTGGATatgcttgatgagatccgtgctttGAGAGCTGATCTGGAGCATCTTCGACGTTCACCAttgccacctccttttgataaTGGATTCTGATTACCCTTTGGCATTCCATCACAAAAAGAGGGAATATATTTAAGGAGTACTTTGTAgaggagatttttgttttagggggagttttttatgttttggagcttgtggagttatttagattgtatctaggtgcttcattgtGTATTTACATTTTGCTTTGGCTCTTGATGTATTTTTTATAGGAGGAGatactttgtttttgtttatatgtttcttgtttcactacttattgatttatatttatgagttattcatgatatatgtctttgttttgtgttttgagaaGTCAAgaacttatttttgttttaattgtatTTTCCATACATGCGTTTATGCGTATGTTGAgtatttcaggaaatatacaagtTAATTCAGTCATGCTGCTATCTACTCTTGCAACtaatagatagtagttaggttggattttctttgtaaactttgagcattttagtttgtgttttgtcacagattgccaaagggggagtttgttaggttctaagtacttaggaactaatgtattagaactcaattttgtattattggcaaaccatgatcaaaataggtTTTATAGTCTTGTTTGGACTTGCTCAAAGTGAATgcattttatgtaaagttggaatcgagttactaCAGAAGTTATAGTATGATTCtgtctggctcgatcgatcgatcAAGgattaggctcgaccgatcaaaATTCGGGCAGAACGTTTTTCtgaaaaattttccaactcagccctaggcccatatgacgtgtagggttttatgttttgccctaagtataaaaggaaaaaccctagccacattttaggtGGCTCcttttgctgtgtgtgtgaatctttcgtgagatctagaggtatttgccttcacacatgcttaggattatcaagaaggagatttcattaagagcttgatgatcattcagttactgcaataaaagcttaaagatacacaagcaggagtgcttgtacttgctgaagaatcaaagaaagaaggagtccgtggtctcgaagctgtcacgtggtcgtgtcagtaagtttctactggtgggtagcaataggatgttagtggtctaagttgctattgtaaaacttcgattctttcatagtggattcaagtttaccttgaggatagctaggttaaatcctccccaggtttttatcgatttggtttcctgggtcatcatatctttgtgttcttcattttttgcactttacattgatatgattatatgattgtgttaacctagatttgaaatttggactaagtaatcacttgactaattaactaggttaatccggTTGTGtattaaggggtctaaaaatgtacaactatttttaattcattttatgcCAAAAAggatagaagaaaaaaaaaaaaaagataaagaaagtgatagattttttttttccttctttctggGAATGAAGAAAGTCATAGATTTGGTTGGTCTTCCAAGCTTATTATTCATGGCCAAaacttaattacaatttttcaaTGTGCCTAAGTTGAAACACATGTTAATAATCTATATTGACCATTATAGTAGaaaatgtattatattttttaagataaattaaattaaattcacttataattaagaaaatatattgcATCTAACTAAGAAATTATATCTAAGTtttatcaattatttattttttaacgacattttttttcttcttcttaatattCTTTAACCAATTCTATCTTTACTACTTTTCAACTCACATGATGACCAAGACAAATTTGAAGTAGGCGAATTGCCGAAACTCAAACAAGGAGCCTACCGCCTGCATTATACGTAAGCTATCCTTAATGCTAAAGCCACTctaattttattacaacaaGTTAACAAATTGACATAACAATCAATGTAATTGATGGAtttcaataacataataaacaatataattttattttgttgttttgtgagACATGAATTTATAAAGGTTATATAGTAAAATCTTTATTATTCCTATTCTCTAGCATTACACGCTTTGAAAAAATGCATtgatttccattttctttttccttttttgttcttttagcaataaagaaattgttaaaACTTTCAAGTTCAAAACTCCTATATTCTCAAAGGGGCTACACTCTCCAATTTATGCCAATAATTAAATCACTTGAacttgatttattttataattggaATGAACCATGTCAGTTTCAGGATCGAATATTTAGTTTACAATTTGGTATTCAAGATGGAAATTAGgtcatatataaagaaatttaaTGTGGCACTATGTGTCGTACGACAGCATGGAAAATTGAAGCACATGACAAAGATTAGGCTAATGATGAGAGTTCCAACCCCTTGGAAATGCAGAcaattttattcttcttctcatGATGAAAACACATAATATCTCATAATAAATTTCTTGAGCTCCACGTATTTCTTCTAATCCAGGAACAACAAATTCTAatctcatttctattttacaGACTTCTATCACCAAGACAAAAGTTGTTAAACACGTGTCTTTATCTTCAAACTTGAATTCCAAGAAATTATGACTTAGTCTTCTCGATATGTTTTTATCCATGTATAATCTTTCTATTCACGTAAACAAGACCCAGTAAAAATTGTTGATTAACGAGGCATTACAAGCCAAGGGCCAACACAAACATGTAACAGATTTTAAAGTAAGTTTTATCTCTGAGAGGGCTGGTATTAGTTCCGTCAAAAAGTGAACAAGCAAATGAATGGAAAAGGTTTTGCTGCATACTTGTATGCAGCAATTAGGTGCTGCCGCTGTAGAGTAATTATctgttaatttgttttatgtgtCTGAGTGTATGATAGCATGTAGATTTTATGTCTTACTTTGAATGGATTAAGTCCtcagttttaaatttgaagatttattttgttaatttctgTAACTACTGTGGCTGTCGATCCAGGCTGGACCAGGTTCATGTACATGAACCTGGtctacaatttaattattatacaacaatattataattaaattgtaCATGAACATGTTCATCtacaatttaattataataGTGTTGCTCACAAATTACGTGAGCCAGCTAGGGATGGCCAAAAGCTAGCTTGGGATACACCATGTGAGCTGAAAATGGAAATATtcaatttatgtaattttgCCTACTTTTTTGGTAggcttttttcatttaaatgtaGTTGAGCTTCAGTCTACCTTAAATAAAATGTATCTTAAAATATTATGcacattttttccttttttttttaaatttagtaaaTAATGGTTTTACTGCATAAATTAATAGACAAATTGACAAATAAGGGGTACTAAACccaacattatttttatatcccaaatcctccaaattaaaaaagaattacaTATATAAGCAAtcgttttattttattctagtTATGATTGCAAGGGGATAAACATAGCGAAATGACTAGTGCTTCAAGGCActtacaaacattttttttctaataattgtcaacttcaaattttttctgAAGCTCTTCAACCACATTTTTGTCGAGTTGGAAGGCCTTGGTGAGAACATCAGGATTAATGGGAGGATTGGATCCAAAGACAGCATCTGCTATTGTGATTACGCCTGCATTTTGGCTGCTGAAAGCAGAAATGGCAATTGCTTTAGTTTTTCCCACGTTTAATTGGAAGTGAATGAGACCAACTGGAAAGACAAACACATCCCCCTTATTTAGAGTTTTGGTGAAGAGGCGATTCTCTGTGTTGGATGTTACAAAACCAACAAAGAGAGTACCCTCCGCGACTACTAGAATTTCAGTGCCACGAGGGTGAGTATGGGGAGGATTTTCTCCATATGGTGCAAAGTCAATTCGAGCCAAGGATACGCCAAGAGTATTGAGGCCAGCTAACATGTCTACGTTCACAGTAGTGACGTTTGACCCAACTTTATTATCTGTGTTCCCAGCAATGTTCAATCCCTCAAAGAAGAAATCTTCAGCTTTGACCAGCTTTGGATCCTTGCAAAACTTTCCATTAACGAATACTGCATAAAGGAATTTTTGTTATGGACACTTTAAAAAGAATGCTCAAGAATTCAATGCAGAAAATAGTAAGGCCAATTAGCTAATAATATTTCTTCCATTAATATTCCGGTTAGTGTAGATTTTTCACATgacaaaaataatgcaaaaacttgaaaaagaaaaagaaaagtatgtACCGGCTGATTTGGAGTCCGAGTAGTCCTTAAGTGCAACACAAAAGTCCTGCAGGGGATCGGGGTCAGAGGCAAAGGCAAGAGAGAATGCCACAGCGAAGAGGGCAACAGTTACAACGTAAGCTTTCCTCATATTTCAGGCTAACTCTATCTTCTGttctatatatttttgcttCGGGTGAGGGATGAGAAATGTTGCATGGAAAGCATGTCTATTTATAGAGAAGACACATTGAATGGGTCTATGGTTTTCCATAAGTGAATGATATGTAGACTTGTTCAGTCTTCCAATATTaccaattttctttttgattgccAAATTATTCTTTAACTACTACCCCATGCCTTGAATTTTCAACAAATTAGACCAGTTCAATGAGAAAATATTACAATTCTATGTTCCTACGGCACAACCAATAGATTGAAT is part of the Quercus robur chromosome 9, dhQueRobu3.1, whole genome shotgun sequence genome and harbors:
- the LOC126700513 gene encoding germin-like protein subfamily 1 member 14; the encoded protein is MRKAYVVTVALFAVAFSLAFASDPDPLQDFCVALKDYSDSKSAVFVNGKFCKDPKLVKAEDFFFEGLNIAGNTDNKVGSNVTTVNVDMLAGLNTLGVSLARIDFAPYGENPPHTHPRGTEILVVAEGTLFVGFVTSNTENRLFTKTLNKGDVFVFPVGLIHFQLNVGKTKAIAISAFSSQNAGVITIADAVFGSNPPINPDVLTKAFQLDKNVVEELQKKFEVDNY